Proteins from a genomic interval of Sugiyamaella lignohabitans strain CBS 10342 chromosome C, complete sequence:
- the AQY1 gene encoding Aqy1p (Spore-specific water channel; mediates the transport of water across cell membranes, developmentally controlled; may play a role in spore maturation, probably by allowing water outflow, may be involved in freeze tolerance; GO_component: GO:0005783 - endoplasmic reticulum [Evidence IEA]; GO_component: GO:0005789 - endoplasmic reticulum membrane [Evidence IEA]; GO_component: GO:0016021 - integral component of membrane [Evidence IEA,IEA]; GO_component: GO:0016021 - integral component of membrane [Evidence ISM] [PMID 12192589]; GO_component: GO:0016020 - membrane [Evidence IEA,IEA]; GO_component: GO:0005886 - plasma membrane [Evidence IEA,IEA]; GO_component: GO:0005886 - plasma membrane [Evidence IDA] [PMID 10092523]; GO_function: GO:0005215 - transporter activity [Evidence IEA]; GO_function: GO:0015250 - water channel activity [Evidence IGI,IMP,ISS] [PMID 9765289]; GO_process: GO:0030437 - ascospore formation [Evidence IMP] [PMID 15583134]; GO_process: GO:0006810 - transport [Evidence IEA,IEA,IEA]; GO_process: GO:0006833 - water transport [Evidence IMP] [PMID 9765289]) produces the protein MSSGNEVLSSPADSQGLPTIEPNKNANYRNPSYTRPRVAGLSDDLRNHLIAVIGEFVGTFMFLFFAYVIAQIANSDKRLDKEGSNPSQLIMISFGFGFSVMCQVFVFYRISGGQLNPAVTLSLALVRAITPLRAILLVPTQLIAGIAAAAAASAITPGPVLFANSLGGGESRSRGVFLEMFATALLTQVVLFLAVEKHRATFMAPMVIGFALFLGHLLCVYYTGAGINPARSFGPNVVMGSFPDYHWIYWVGPILGSFLSAGLHYMLKFLNYETANPGQDSDF, from the coding sequence atGTCTTCAGGTAACGAAGTTCTTTCCTCTCCTGCCGATAGTCAAGGCCTTCCTACTATTGAGCCTAATAAGAATGCCAACTACAGAAACCCTTCGTACACCAGACCGCGAGTCGCTGGTCTTTCTGATGACCTCCGTAACCATTTGATTGCTGTCATTGGTGAGTTTGTTGGTACTTTCatgttcttgttctttgCTTATGTCATTGCACAAATCGCCAACTCCGATAAGCGTCTCGATAAGGAGGGATCCAATCCTTCTCAATTGATCATGATCTCGTTTGGTTTCGGTTTCTCTGTCATGTGTCAAGTGTTTGTTTTCTACAGAATCTCTGGTGGTCAATTGAACCCTGCTGTTACTTTGTCTCTTGCTCTTGTTCGTGCCATTACTCCTCTTCGTGCCATTCTCCTTGTTCCTACCCAGTTGATTGCCggtattgctgctgccgctgctgccagtgccaTTACTCCTGGTCCCGTTCTTTTTGCCAACTCTCTTGGTGGAGGAGAATCGAGATCTAGAGGTGTTTTCCTTGAGATGTTCGCTACTGCTTTGTTGACCCAAGTTGTTCTTTTCTTGGCCGTTGAGAAGCACAGAGCTACTTTCATGGCCCCTATGGTCATTGGATTTGCTCTTTTCTTGGGACACTTGTTGTGCGTCTACTACACCGGTGCCGGTATCAACCCTGCCCGTTCGTTCGGTCCCAACGTCGTCATGGGCTCTTTCCCCGACTACCACTGGATCTACTGGGTCGGTCCTATTCTGGGTTCGTTCTTGTCTGCTGGTCTTCACTACATGTTGAAGTTCCTTAACTACGAGACCGCCAACCCTGGCCAAGACTCCGACTTCTAA
- the LEU3 gene encoding Putative transcription factor SEF1: MPSEPEFSQKWRKQQACDRCRRFKVRCQYETPEDVSCIRCTKAGAECAITAGAHGPGAGGAAGSTRKRKKAATESTALTTTTLSPAGSNSISCDECFAQKRPIISHEERLDRINLLKRRVELANEEISMLKSLDFQGDKGVLMHTQLKFRQQQTKKAEEPLSASSTTSSPVSSYTNPPSNYIDEQYLYAADTSIGTRVSWLPPVRVTCFNCVEFAIKYGFYTESELQNFFESYVTNLALYLPFPLSDRLPYNEMRKVSPVLTVTAATCMAVCSTTDRAKERIAFLERVVGEAVFIERHLSLELQMVLIMITVFVSPKIDRQAPFQLLISLAVSLSLDLGSDEDIDTLNDVNSDPEAVKIAFKRTRAYISLCTCIAGMALNSARQRLLQVMSHCERCCDAVLSRAPSYDKPIVYLLKMMLYYNTSIDKLRDPYEPFSSLLSHYETTREKLEALYTEGDAAALDWIEDRFRIPIYSSYLILLQSLNECMLSRLAMLDTSEPQFRELWYKFAEEIKRLAKLIIDGFLELSKYGSSFPNFMYFRPLHALTSLIRLRLVSWSMRLEIDIDVETPFKQAKAAWIEMKKTSYVGEQLYEFLTKVETWMNIKLGHASQQEAETTLQVGRAKMPPSAVSRGTIDTLHRIIREVITDPTTAQKKKRQESITSGSVSNSGTTASPTPAPLPQVQLPPPPQPEPQPQPMTQRTQPPSLPLAAPFPPLARFTMARPRAGPGQLTPPIIPHPASQAQSQQTQTQPPPAQPARNQIPSTLPPPQQQIKHDVPSQAAPPPAHSMSSSSSSPATTDDSSNMNPTPFNNYYMDQYDMKDPIAGANQPALDGSMLPMMYVDGTSFINQPNDIEDLLKELFNEVNSGSL, translated from the coding sequence ATGCCTTCCGAGCCCGAATTCTCTCAAAAGTGGAGGAAACAGCAGGCCTGTGACCGGTGTCGTCGATTCAAGGTTCGATGTCAGTACGAGACTCCTGAGGATGTTTCGTGTATCAGGTGCACAAAAGCCGGTGCTGAATGTGCCATCACGGCAGGGGCTCATGgtcctggtgctggtggagcaGCTGGTTCAACACGAAAGCGAAAGAAGGCTGCTACTGAATCGACAGCTCTGACAACTACGACATTGTCGCCAGCAGGATCCAACTCGATCAGTTGTGACGAGTGTTTTGCTCAGAAACGGCCTATTATTTCTCATGAAGAGAGATTAGACAGAATCAATCTGCTTAAAAGACGTGTAGAACTCGCCAATGAAGAGATTTCCATGCTGAAATCTCTCGACTTCCAGGGCGACAAGGGCGTTTTAATGCACACACAGCTGAAATTTCGCCAACAACAGACCAAAAAAGCCGAAGAACCACTGTCAGCTTCGTCTACAACATCGTCTCCGGTTTCTTCTTACACTAATCCTCCATCCAACTATATTGATGaacaatatttatatgctgctgatacttCCATCGGCACGAGAGTCAGCTGGCTACCACCAGTACGGGTTACTTGTTTTAATTGTGTCGAATTTGCTATCAAGTACGGTTTCTACACAGAGAGTGAACTACAGAATTTCTTCGAGTCCTACGTGACGAATCTCGCTTTGTATCTACCATTTCCGTTAAGCGATCGGTTGCCTTATAATGAGATGCGTAAAGTAAGTCCTGTACTAACAGtgactgctgctacttgTATGGCAGTGTGCTCAACAACCGACCGAGCAAAGGAACGAATCGCGTTTTTGGAACGGGTGGTTGGCGAAGCTGTGTTTATAGAGCGTCATTTGAGTCTGGAGCTACAAATGGTACTGATTATGATTACAGTATTTGTATCGCCGAAAATCGACCGTCAAGCCCCAttccagctgctgatatCGTTGGCAGTATCATTATCACTTGATCTGGGTTCAGACGAAGATATAGATACTTTGAACGATGTCAACAGTGATCCCGAAGCAGTCAAGATTGCATTCAAACGAACAAGAGCATACATTTCACTGTGTACATGTATTGCTGGTATGGCGCTCAACTCGGCCAGACAGAGACTACTACAGGTAATGTCACACTGTGAACGATGCTGTGACGCTGTTCTATCAAGAGCTCCTAGCTACGATAAACCAATTGTTTATCTactgaagatgatgttgTATTATAATACCTCGATCGACAAATTACGAGACCCCTATGAGCCATTTTCAAGCCTGTTGAGTCATTACGAGACTACCCGAGAAAAACTAGAAGCACTATATACCGAGGGTGATGCAGCAGCGCTGGACTGGATAGAAGATAGGTTTCGCATTCCTATTTATTCAAGTTATCTGATACTTCTCCAGTCACTTAATGAATGCATGTTGAGCAGATTAGCCATGCTTGATACCAGTGAGCCTCAATTTAGAGAGTTGTGGTACAAATTCGCCGAGGAAATCAAACGACTGGCTAAACTGATAATTGACGGGTTTTTGGAGTTGTCGAAATACGGCAGTAGTTTCCCGAATTTCATGTACTTCCGACCACTTCACGCCCTGACGTCGTTGATTCGACTACGACTAGTTTCTTGGAGTATGAGACTGGAAATCGATATCGATGTCGAGACTCCATTTAAACAAGCCAAAGCAGCGTGGATCGAGATGAAAAAGACAAGTTATGTTGGAGAGCAGTTGTACGAGTTTCTCACCAAAGTCGAGACCTGGATGAATATCAAGCTGGGTCATGCCAGCCAGCAAGAAGCTGAAACAACGCTACAAGTTGGAAGGGCTAAGATGCCTCCTTCTGCCGTGAGCAGAGGAACTATCGATACACTTCACCGAATCATTCGAGAAGTGATTACCGATCCAACTACTgcacaaaagaagaaacgCCAGGAAAGTATAACCTCCGGTTCTGTGTCTAACTCAGGTACTACAGCCAGTCCGACTCCTGCTCCACTTCCACAAGTGCAActtccaccacctccacaaCCAgaaccacaaccacaaccaatGACTCAACGAACACAACCCCCCTCACTTCCACTAGCAGCGCCATTCCCGCCTCTAGCCAGATTCACCATGGCGCGACCACGAGCCGGACCCGGACAATTAACCCCGCCAATTATTCCCCATCCCGCTTCACAAGCACAATcacaacaaacacaaacacaaccaccaccagctcaaCCAGCTCGTAATCAAATACCATCAACCCTGCCACCACCTCAACAGCAGATCAAACACGACGTGCCATCAcaagcagcaccaccgccaGCCCATTCCatgtcgtcttcatcatcctcaccTGCCACTACCGACGACAGCAGTAATATGAACCCCACACCCTTCAACAATTACTACATGGACCAATACGACATGAAAGACCCCATAGCCGGGGCCAATCAACCCGCTCTCGACGGCAGCATGCTGCCCATGATGTACGTCGACGGCACCTCGTTCATCAACCAACCCAATGACATCGAAGACCTCCTCAAAGAACTCTTCAACGAAGTCAACAGCGGCAGTCTCTAA